CAAAAACCCTTTGCGTTTCGTGGGTTTCCCAACAAGATACCAAAACGAAAACACTTGGTTTGGGAGTAATACAATTCCATCTAACTTGGAGATGGCGATTCCCAAGTTTACTTTTTTATTCTCTTGGAGATACATGGGAACATCTTTTAATTTACGATAAATGGGCGAGTTGTGTTTAAAAATGGAAACAGGGAAGGTATGAATCAATTGTTCTGGCGTAACTCTGGTGGTGGCAAAGGATTTTCTTTCCAGAAACCAAACCAAATACCGTTTCCATTGGAAATAAATCTTTCCGAGAAACAAACGTAGGTTTCCCCGACTTGTTCTTCGATTCATACCCAGGATCGATTTTTTTTTGAAACTAAATCCCATAGGTTTGTTTTCTCTTTAAGAAACTAGGTCGTTTCCGATATGGATTTTTCCAAGACTTTGCCACAAATAGAAGTTTGGAATTTTTATTTTCCAACTGCACACGGTAGCGGTTCCAATCTTCTTCCAATACTAATTGGTAATTACCTAAAGGTTCAATGTAAGAAAAAATGGGAGTCTTTTGATCTTCTTTACTTCTCTGAAGGATTTCATAACGAATTCCATACACAAGCCTATAAATTTTTGTACCAGAGGGAAGTTCGGATTTGGCTTTTTCATCTGGTTCCCAGGATAAACAATCTTTTCGAAATTGGAAATGGTAAAATTCACAAAAACCGTGGTGAGCCACAAGCAAACCATTGTCAGGAATTGATGCAGCACTTTCCCCAGGATTCCACATTTGTTCATAGGGATATCGAAAGAGACTGGGATGATGGTACACTGTGTACGTCCATAAAAGAATACTGATCCCAGTAACAAAGGTTTGTTTAAAATTGATTTTGGAAAAAATCTCGTTAATGACTAGGATAGAAAGTAGAATCCGGTATTGGATGTCAGCAAAATGAAATAACGGCAATACCAGTAACAATCCAAGGAATGCGATGGTTCTTCGAATGGGTAGAAGAGAATGCGGGGCATTTTTTCCAAATACTAAGAAAAACCAATCCCATAAAATTCCCACTCCCGCAATCCCCAAGGCGACTGTTATAGGAAATTGTTGGGTATCGAAGTTAAATCGTTCCCCTAGATTTGCCGGAAGGACCAAAGGAATGAGGAGAACCAATAGAAAAAGAATCGGATGGAACTTCTTCGGCAAATGGTAGAAAACCCAAATTCCAAATCCCAAAAATCCTACCATCGAATGGAACCATATCGCAAAAACGAAACTGATGCCGACAAGTATCCATTTCCACCGAATGTGATTCGTTAAATAAAAGCCGATGGCAAGAAGGAGAAAACCTAAGGCCCAACTTTGTTTTGGATAAAGAAAACTCAAAACAAATACTATCACGCTTGGAATCCCAAAGGATCCAACGATCAATTTCCTAGCAAAAAAGATAGATACAAGTAACCATACAGAAGTTAGGATCTGAAAAACAAATAAGGACTCGTCACTGACTCCGAATATTTGAAATAGAAAAGCAACAACATGAAAAACAGGAGAAGGATCTGGTGAATGCAATTTCCCCGTTTCTAATAGGGAAATTGCTTGGACACCATACCAATAGATATCCTTACCGAACAAAGGAATCAGTTGGAGATTTGGACTTTTTTACCAATCATCTGCAATCCATTGGCAGTTTTTTTAACAGTCAGTGTATCACCAAAAATAAGAGTCGATTCTGCATTCGTTGTTTCCGCATAAGGGCTATTCGAATCCAAACTTTGTGTGACAACTTTGTGATCCCGGCCAAAGATTTTAATTTTGGCTTCTGCGGGAGTTGCTTCTAAAAACACCCAATTTCCATCTAACACTCGTTTTTCTGATGTATCCTCTTTCCAAATAACGAAGGAACCATTGGAACGAAATACGTAATCCAATCGGCCGTCAGAAACATCACCAAATACGGCTTTGTTTACAACAGAAGAAAGAATTGTATTTTTTGATTTTGAGAGAATGGATTGTTTGAATTCATCAGCATTTTTATCGACTACTGTAAAACGTTTACCCTTTTCTCCCAGTAATATGATTTCAGCAATGACTGTGTCTTTCCAAGTTTTTCCTGGTCGAACTTTTTGAATGGTAAAAGTAAACTTTTTTCCTGAAAGAGTTTTTGGGAAAAAAATCCTTTGTCCTCCTTGTTTGTCTGCAACTTTGATAGGAAAAGAGTCAGAATCATTCGAAACAAGTAACTCAGTTACCGAGCCATTTTTATGGAACAAGGCATCTAATCTTTGGTATCCGTTGAAAATTTCAATTCCTGATAGGTCGATTTCATCTTCTAGTTCAATTTGGAAAGACTCACCAACCCCA
The sequence above is drawn from the Leptospira sp. WS4.C2 genome and encodes:
- a CDS encoding discoidin domain-containing protein, with translation MKKIILTLLAFLVLFCKNSSVENSIVIERIQAASSADGTSPINVFKTGKYWKPETSLDGITIFFSNGAKWNQAGKTDGRAFFSEISIECQEKKGYVAFYKDGSYATNFDCTKETPQKIRSNGVHVIYLLPDSGNGIKTVSFFQNGKKLDVLYPEPIMGEVTASSTLPNYPAYGLFDGSIDFAWVEGNKSDGVGESFQIELEDEIDLSGIEIFNGYQRLDALFHKNGSVTELLVSNDSDSFPIKVADKQGGQRIFFPKTLSGKKFTFTIQKVRPGKTWKDTVIAEIILLGEKGKRFTVVDKNADEFKQSILSKSKNTILSSVVNKAVFGDVSDGRLDYVFRSNGSFVIWKEDTSEKRVLDGNWVFLEATPAEAKIKIFGRDHKVVTQSLDSNSPYAETTNAESTLIFGDTLTVKKTANGLQMIGKKVQISN